From a region of the Eretmochelys imbricata isolate rEreImb1 chromosome 6, rEreImb1.hap1, whole genome shotgun sequence genome:
- the LRFN5 gene encoding leucine-rich repeat and fibronectin type-III domain-containing protein 5, producing the protein MEKLLLYLLFIGVAVRAQICPKRCVCQILSPNLATLCAKKGLLFVPPNIDRRTVELRLADNFVTNIKRKDFANMTSLVDLTLSRNTISFITPHAFSDLRNLRALHLNSNRLTKITNDMFSGLSNLHHLILNNNQLTLISSTAFDDVLALEELDLSYNNLETIPWDAVEKMVSLHTLSLDHNMIDHIPKGTFSHLHKMTRLDVTSNKLQKLPPDPLFQRAQVLATSGIISPSTFALSFGGNPLHCNCELLWLRRLSREDDLETCASPPLLSGRYFWSVPEEEFLCEPPLITRHTHELRVLEGQRATLRCKARGDPEPAIHWISPEGKLISNATRSLVYDNGTLDILITTVKDTGSFTCIASNPAGEATQMVDLHIIKLPHLLNSTNHIHEPDPGSSDISTSTKSGSNASSNNGETKVSQDKKVVVAEATSSTVLLKFNFQRNIPGIRMFQIQYNGTYDDSLVYRMIPPTSKTFLVNNLAAGTVYDLCVLAIYDDGITSLTATRVVGCIQFTTEQDYVRCHFMQSQFLGGTMIIIIGGIIVASVLVFIIILMIRYKVCNNSGQHKATKVSNVYSQTNGAQVQGCSGAMPPSMSKQAVGHEESVQCSRVSKDSVTQSSDTCSSQDPTTTTSALPHTWTSSASASQKQKRKPGPKPSNEPPSEALTNIESQNTNRNNSTALQLASRPPASAKGPPTYKRAQSKPSKFLTLPAETSRAKRRYSLNGELMEYHCYGNSQNTGGLWSKRSMSMNGMLIQSDNSDVDSGKATFSSSEWILESTV; encoded by the exons ATGGAAAAACTGCTTTTGTATCTGCTGTTCATTGGCGTAGCAGTGAGAGCCCAGATCTGCCCCAAGCGCTGTGTCTGTCAGATTTTGTCTCCAAATCTTGCAACCCTTTGTGCCAAGAAAGGGCTTTTATTTGTTCCCCCAAACATTGACAGAAGGACTGTGGAACTGCGACTGGCAGACAATTTTGTTACAAATATCAAAAGGAAAGATTTTGCCAACATGACCAGCCTCGTGGACCTGACGCTATCCAGGAATACAATAAGTTTTATTACACCTCATGCATTTTCTGATTTGCGCAATTTGCGAGCTTTGCATTTGAACAGCAACAGGTTGACTAAGATCACCAATGACATGTTCAGTGGGCTTTCCAACCTGCACCATTTGATACTTAACAACAATCAGCTGACTTTAATTTCTTCCACAGCGTTTGATGATGTTTTAGCTCTTGAGGAACTGGATTTGTCCTATAACAATCTAGAAACTATCCCTTGGGATGCTGTGGAGAAGATGGTTAGCTTGCACACACTCAGTTTAGACCACAATATGATTGATCACATTCCTAAGGGGACTTTCTCCCACCTCCACAAGATGACCAGGTTAGATGTCACATCAAATAAATTGCAGAAGCTGCCACCTGATCCTCTCTTTCAACGAGCTCAGGTATTAGCAACCTCAGGAATCATAAGCCCCTCTACTTTTGCATTAAGCTTCGGTGGAAACCCTTTGCATTGCAACTGTGAACTCCTGTGGCTGAGGCGTCTTTCCAGAGAGGATGACCTAGAGACTTGCGCTTCTCCTCCACTGTTATCTGGTCGGTATTTTTGGTCAGTCCCAGAGGAAGAGTTCCTGTGTGAACCCCCTCTCATTACTAGACATACCCATGAGCTCAGAGTGCTGGAGGGTCAACGGGCAACTCTGAGATGTAAGGCCCGGGGCGATCCAGAGCCAGCCATTCACTGGATTTCACCAGAAGGCAAACTTATTTCAAATGCAACAAGGTCGTTGGTGTACGACAATGGAACGCTAGACATACTTATAACAACTGTGAAGGATacaggctccttcacctgcataGCATCGAACCCTGCAGGAGAAGCCACTCAAATGGTGGATCTTCACATAATCAAACTTCCTCATTTGCTAAACAGTACAAACCACATTCATGAGCCTGACCCTGGCTCCTCGGACATCTCAACCTCCACCAAGTCAGGATCCAATGCGAGCAGTAATAATGGGGAGACTAAAGTCAGCCAGGATAAGAAAGTTGTAGTAGCAGAAGCAACGTCATCCACTGTGCTActcaaatttaattttcaaagaaATATACCTGGAATACGTATGTTTCAAATCCAGTACAATGGTACTTATGATGATTCACTTGTTTACAG AATGATACCTCCCACGAGCAAAACCTTCCTGGTCAACAACCTGGCCGCTGGGACTGTCTACGACTTGTGTGTCTTGGCAATCTATGACGACGGCATCACCTCCCTCACGGCCACCAGGGTCGTCGGGTGCATACAGTTTACTACCGAGCAGGATTATGTCCGTTGCCATTTCATGCAATCCCAGTTCCTGGGCGGCACCATGATTATCATCATTGGTGGGATTATCGTGGCCTCCGTGCTCGTGTTCATCATCATCCTCATGATCCGCTACAAGGTGTGTAACAACAGTGGGCAGCACAAGGCGACCAAGGTCAGCAATGTTTATTCTCAGACCAACGGGGCTCAGGTACAAGGCTGCAGTGGTGCGATGCCCCCGTCGATGTCCAAACAGGCCGTCGGGCATGAGGAGAGCGTCCAGTGCTCCAGGGTCTCTAAGGACAGTGTGACTCAGTCCTCAGACACTTGCTCGAGCCAGGACCCCACTACCACTacctctgccctgcctcacacATGGACTTCCAGCGCCTCTGCCTCCCAAAAGCAGAAGAGAAAGCCTGGGCCAAAGCCAAGCAACGAGCCACCGAGCGAAGCTCTCACAAATATCGAGTCCCAGAACACTAACCGAAATAACTCCACTGCGCTGCAGCTAGCTAGTCGTCCCCCGGCCTCTGCCAAAGGGCCCCCCACCTACAAAAGAGCACAATCAAAGCCAAGTAAGTTTCTCACTTTGCCAGCTGAAACATCCAGAGCAAAGCGCAGGTACTCCCTGAATGGAGAATTAATGGAATACCATTGTTATGGTAACTCCCAGAACACAGGTGGATTATGGTCTAAAAGGAGCATGTCTATGAATGGGATGCTAATTCAGTCAGACAATTCTGATGTGGATAGTGGAAAAGCAACTTTCTCGAGTTCTGAGTGGATATTGGAAAGCACTGTGTGA